In Pseudomonas oryzicola, one DNA window encodes the following:
- a CDS encoding ABC transporter substrate-binding protein, translating into MKPLKTLLPAAFITLCGGLPSVSNAADLTISCGAVGAELALCKEAVEAWSKQTGNNVEVVSTPNSATERLSFYQQILSAQSTDIDIIQIDMVWPGMLANHLLDLREVLPANATQGYFQAQVDNATVNGRLVTMPWFTDSGLLYYRKDLLEKYNRPVPQTWEEMTATAKYVQQAERTAGNANAWGYIFQGRAYEGLTCNALEWISSQPQGGLINPLGDIVVNTQASRAALTLAQSWVGDISPRGVLNYTEEEGRGVFQSGNALFMRNWPYVWALVQSPDSAVKDKVGVAPLPRGGITGTHASTLGGWGLAVSRYSAHPRLAAELVSYLSSAQQQKHRALVGAYNPVIESLYQDPDLLTAMPYYSQLHSILNDGVMRPASITADRYPRVSNAFFDRVHGVLAGEQPVDQALTELESELTRIKRRSW; encoded by the coding sequence ATGAAACCGCTGAAAACGCTCCTTCCAGCAGCATTCATCACCCTCTGCGGCGGACTGCCATCCGTTTCGAACGCCGCAGATTTGACGATTTCGTGTGGCGCAGTGGGTGCGGAGTTGGCACTCTGCAAGGAAGCTGTCGAGGCGTGGTCGAAACAGACCGGCAATAACGTCGAGGTGGTTTCCACGCCTAATTCGGCGACCGAGAGGTTGTCGTTCTACCAACAGATCCTCAGTGCGCAGTCCACCGACATCGACATCATCCAGATCGATATGGTGTGGCCGGGGATGCTGGCCAACCACCTGCTGGATCTGCGCGAGGTACTTCCTGCCAACGCTACCCAGGGCTACTTCCAGGCACAGGTGGATAACGCCACGGTGAACGGGCGGCTGGTGACGATGCCCTGGTTCACCGACTCGGGCCTGCTGTATTACCGCAAAGACTTGCTCGAGAAGTACAACCGGCCGGTTCCGCAGACCTGGGAGGAAATGACCGCTACCGCCAAGTATGTTCAACAGGCCGAGCGCACTGCCGGGAACGCCAATGCCTGGGGTTATATCTTCCAGGGACGCGCCTACGAGGGCCTGACGTGTAACGCACTGGAGTGGATCAGCAGCCAGCCGCAAGGCGGACTGATCAACCCTCTCGGCGACATCGTGGTTAACACTCAGGCCTCAAGGGCGGCTTTGACCCTGGCGCAAAGCTGGGTGGGAGACATCTCCCCGCGAGGCGTACTCAACTACACCGAGGAAGAAGGACGTGGCGTATTCCAATCGGGAAATGCGTTGTTCATGCGTAACTGGCCTTATGTCTGGGCCTTGGTACAAAGCCCGGACAGTGCCGTAAAAGACAAGGTCGGGGTCGCCCCCCTACCCCGTGGCGGCATAACCGGCACCCATGCCTCCACCCTCGGTGGCTGGGGCCTGGCAGTATCGCGCTACAGCGCCCATCCAAGACTTGCCGCAGAGTTGGTGAGCTACTTGAGCAGTGCCCAGCAGCAGAAACATCGTGCCCTGGTCGGCGCCTACAACCCGGTTATCGAGTCGCTGTATCAAGATCCCGACCTGCTCACGGCAATGCCTTATTACAGTCAGTTGCACAGCATTCTCAACGATGGGGTGATGCGCCCCGCCTCGATAACCGCCGACCGTTATCCCCGCGTCTCCAATGCGTTCTTCGATCGAGTGCATGGTGTGCTGGCGGGCGAGCAGCCTGTCGATCAGGCGCTGACCGAACTGGAGAGTGAACTCACTCGCATCAAACGTCGGAGCTGGTAA
- a CDS encoding carbohydrate ABC transporter permease, translating into MTVSTTHAPGEQLVLTRETPVHRRQVRAAWLFLTPMLLCLALVAAWPLMRTFWLSLTDASLADTRDVSFIGVSNYLFHNGSSWSGILVDAQWWNAVRNTLHFTVVSVGLEVVLGLLVALLLNIKFTGRSLVRALILIPWAIPTIVSAKIWSWMLNDQFGIINHLMLSIGLIDAPLAWTADADLSMWAVIIVDVWKTVPFVTLLMLAALQMLPSDCYEAARVDGIHPLKVFWRVTLPLLIPALLVAAIFRILDSLRVFDVIYVLTSNASSTMSMSVYARQQLVEFQDVGYGSAASTLLFLVVAVIAMLYLYLGRRQMEVRS; encoded by the coding sequence ATGACTGTCTCTACTACTCACGCCCCCGGTGAGCAGCTCGTGCTCACCCGGGAAACGCCTGTGCATCGCCGCCAAGTACGCGCCGCCTGGCTGTTTCTGACGCCGATGCTGCTATGTCTGGCGCTGGTGGCGGCCTGGCCACTAATGCGCACATTCTGGCTCAGCCTGACTGACGCCAGCCTGGCGGACACCCGAGATGTATCCTTCATAGGCGTGAGCAATTACCTGTTCCACAACGGTTCCAGCTGGTCAGGCATCCTGGTGGATGCCCAATGGTGGAACGCTGTTCGCAACACCTTGCATTTCACCGTGGTGTCGGTGGGGCTGGAGGTCGTCCTGGGATTACTGGTGGCGTTGCTGTTGAACATCAAGTTCACCGGCCGTTCCCTGGTGCGTGCCTTGATTCTGATTCCTTGGGCGATTCCTACCATTGTCTCGGCAAAGATCTGGTCGTGGATGCTCAACGACCAGTTCGGCATCATCAATCACCTGATGCTGAGCATCGGCCTGATTGACGCCCCCCTGGCCTGGACGGCAGATGCGGATCTGTCGATGTGGGCGGTGATCATTGTCGATGTCTGGAAAACCGTCCCGTTTGTCACGCTATTGATGCTGGCGGCCTTGCAGATGTTGCCAAGCGATTGCTACGAAGCCGCCAGGGTCGATGGCATTCATCCGCTGAAAGTGTTCTGGCGTGTCACGCTTCCGCTGTTGATACCTGCATTGTTGGTGGCGGCGATCTTCCGCATCCTCGATTCCCTGCGCGTGTTCGACGTGATCTATGTGCTGACCTCGAATGCTTCGAGCACCATGAGCATGTCGGTCTATGCCCGCCAACAACTGGTGGAGTTTCAGGATGTCGGTTATGGCAGTGCAGCCTCGACTCTGCTGTTTCTGGTCGTTGCAGTAATCGCCATGCTTTATCTCTACCTCGGACGCCGTCAGATGGAGGTCCGGTCATGA